In Heliangelus exortis chromosome Z, bHelExo1.hap1, whole genome shotgun sequence, a genomic segment contains:
- the FAM151B gene encoding protein FAM151B isoform X1, whose amino-acid sequence MAEDPQGAWSQEAVGHFLRSQSIRVRDGAAVRWFHAANSKARAGEAARSDVHMIEADVLLRGGKGGNGDPIMAHPPETDSDNTLQEWLEEIVNTNKGIKLDFKSLEAVRPSLELLQHVKQHLRRPVWINADVLLGPNGSSAVVDAEEFISTVTSFFPDVTLSLGWTTGWHPNKHNKGYDWAMVKEMAQICSQLSQPVTFPVRAALVRQSISELCWLMQQSDRYSLTVWTGKEDVYSVEDLLYIRENFDKSRVYYDLLEPQNSEFKKAIGLK is encoded by the exons ATGGCGGAGGATCCGCAGG GCGCCTGGAGCCAGGAGGCGGTGGGTCACTTCCTGAGGTCGCAGAGCATACGGGTGAGAGATGGAGCTGCGGTCCGGTGGTTCCACGCCGCCAACAGCAAAGCCCGGGCCGGGGAGGCCGCCAGGA GTGATGTTCACATGATAGAAGCAGATGTTCTCCTTCGTGGTGGCAAGGGAGGAAATGGAGACCCTATCATGGCTCATCCACCTGAAACAGACAGTGACAACACCTTGCAGGAGTGGCTGGAAGAGATTGTCAACACAAACAAAGGCATCAAACTGGATTTTAAGAG CCTGGAAGCTGTAAGGCCTTCCTTGGAGCTTCTTCAGCATGTGAAGCAGCATTTGAGGCGACCCGTTTGGATCAATGCAGATGTCCTACTGGGACCTAATGGAAGCAGTGCTGTAGTGGATGCAGAAGAGTTCATCAGCACTGTCACATCATTTTTCCCAGACGTGACCTTGTCACTGGGATGGACAACTGGCTGGCACCCTAACAAGCACAATAAAG GATATGATTGGGCAATGGTGAAAGAAATGGCTCAGATATGCAGTCAGCTTTCCCAGCCTGTAACTTTTCCTGTGAGAGCAGCACTGGTACGACAGTCAATatctgagctgtgctggttAATGCAGCAGTCAGACAG atacAGCCTCACTGTttggacaggaaaggaagacGTGTATTCTGTAGAAGATTTGCTTTACATCCGAGAGAACTTTGATAAAAGTAGGGTTTATTATGACCTCTTAGAGCCACAAAATTCTGAATTCAAAAAAGCCATAGGACTAAAATAG
- the FAM151B gene encoding protein FAM151B isoform X3 translates to MAEDPQGAWSQEAVGHFLRSQSIRVRDGAAVRWFHAANSKARAGEAARSDVHMIEADVLLRGGKGGNGDPIMAHPPETDSDNTLQEWLEEIVNTNKGIKLDFKSLEAVRPSLELLQHVKQHLRRPVWINADVLLGPNGSSAVVDAEEFISTVTSFFPDVTLSLGWTTGWHPNKHNKGYDWAMVKEMAQICSQLSQPVTFPVRAALVRQSISELCWLMQQSDSVMIRRQKFLSHFF, encoded by the exons ATGGCGGAGGATCCGCAGG GCGCCTGGAGCCAGGAGGCGGTGGGTCACTTCCTGAGGTCGCAGAGCATACGGGTGAGAGATGGAGCTGCGGTCCGGTGGTTCCACGCCGCCAACAGCAAAGCCCGGGCCGGGGAGGCCGCCAGGA GTGATGTTCACATGATAGAAGCAGATGTTCTCCTTCGTGGTGGCAAGGGAGGAAATGGAGACCCTATCATGGCTCATCCACCTGAAACAGACAGTGACAACACCTTGCAGGAGTGGCTGGAAGAGATTGTCAACACAAACAAAGGCATCAAACTGGATTTTAAGAG CCTGGAAGCTGTAAGGCCTTCCTTGGAGCTTCTTCAGCATGTGAAGCAGCATTTGAGGCGACCCGTTTGGATCAATGCAGATGTCCTACTGGGACCTAATGGAAGCAGTGCTGTAGTGGATGCAGAAGAGTTCATCAGCACTGTCACATCATTTTTCCCAGACGTGACCTTGTCACTGGGATGGACAACTGGCTGGCACCCTAACAAGCACAATAAAG GATATGATTGGGCAATGGTGAAAGAAATGGCTCAGATATGCAGTCAGCTTTCCCAGCCTGTAACTTTTCCTGTGAGAGCAGCACTGGTACGACAGTCAATatctgagctgtgctggttAATGCAGCAGTCAGACAG tgtcATGATTAGAAGACAGAAATTCCTGAGCCACTTTTTCTGA
- the FAM151B gene encoding protein FAM151B isoform X4, with product MAEDPQGAWSQEAVGHFLRSQSIRVRDGAAVRWFHAANSKARAGEAARSDVHMIEADVLLRGGKGGNGDPIMAHPPETDSDNTLQEWLEEIVNTNKGIKLDFKSLEAVRPSLELLQHVKQHLRRPVWINADVLLGPNGSSAVVDAEEFISTVTSFFPDVTLSLGWTTGWHPNKHNKGYDWAMVKEMAQICSQLSQPVTFPVRAALVRQSISELCWLMQQSDSDPSVPIAVAFPA from the exons ATGGCGGAGGATCCGCAGG GCGCCTGGAGCCAGGAGGCGGTGGGTCACTTCCTGAGGTCGCAGAGCATACGGGTGAGAGATGGAGCTGCGGTCCGGTGGTTCCACGCCGCCAACAGCAAAGCCCGGGCCGGGGAGGCCGCCAGGA GTGATGTTCACATGATAGAAGCAGATGTTCTCCTTCGTGGTGGCAAGGGAGGAAATGGAGACCCTATCATGGCTCATCCACCTGAAACAGACAGTGACAACACCTTGCAGGAGTGGCTGGAAGAGATTGTCAACACAAACAAAGGCATCAAACTGGATTTTAAGAG CCTGGAAGCTGTAAGGCCTTCCTTGGAGCTTCTTCAGCATGTGAAGCAGCATTTGAGGCGACCCGTTTGGATCAATGCAGATGTCCTACTGGGACCTAATGGAAGCAGTGCTGTAGTGGATGCAGAAGAGTTCATCAGCACTGTCACATCATTTTTCCCAGACGTGACCTTGTCACTGGGATGGACAACTGGCTGGCACCCTAACAAGCACAATAAAG GATATGATTGGGCAATGGTGAAAGAAATGGCTCAGATATGCAGTCAGCTTTCCCAGCCTGTAACTTTTCCTGTGAGAGCAGCACTGGTACGACAGTCAATatctgagctgtgctggttAATGCAGCAGTCAGACAG tgatccTTCTGTCCCTATAGCTGTTGCTTTCCCTGCCTAA
- the FAM151B gene encoding protein FAM151B isoform X2: MAEDPQGAWSQEAVGHFLRSQSIRVRDGAAVRWFHAANSKARAGEAARSDVHMIEADVLLRGGKGGNGDPIMAHPPETDSDNTLQEWLEEIVNTNKGIKLDFKSLEAVRPSLELLQHVKQHLRRPVWINADVLLGPNGSSAVVDAEEFISTVTSFFPDVTLSLGWTTGWHPNKHNKGYDWAMVKEMAQICSQLSQPVTFPVRAALVRQSISELCWLMQQSDRVPQSLTEILRSSCLFCTSEKKEASVLLV, translated from the exons ATGGCGGAGGATCCGCAGG GCGCCTGGAGCCAGGAGGCGGTGGGTCACTTCCTGAGGTCGCAGAGCATACGGGTGAGAGATGGAGCTGCGGTCCGGTGGTTCCACGCCGCCAACAGCAAAGCCCGGGCCGGGGAGGCCGCCAGGA GTGATGTTCACATGATAGAAGCAGATGTTCTCCTTCGTGGTGGCAAGGGAGGAAATGGAGACCCTATCATGGCTCATCCACCTGAAACAGACAGTGACAACACCTTGCAGGAGTGGCTGGAAGAGATTGTCAACACAAACAAAGGCATCAAACTGGATTTTAAGAG CCTGGAAGCTGTAAGGCCTTCCTTGGAGCTTCTTCAGCATGTGAAGCAGCATTTGAGGCGACCCGTTTGGATCAATGCAGATGTCCTACTGGGACCTAATGGAAGCAGTGCTGTAGTGGATGCAGAAGAGTTCATCAGCACTGTCACATCATTTTTCCCAGACGTGACCTTGTCACTGGGATGGACAACTGGCTGGCACCCTAACAAGCACAATAAAG GATATGATTGGGCAATGGTGAAAGAAATGGCTCAGATATGCAGTCAGCTTTCCCAGCCTGTAACTTTTCCTGTGAGAGCAGCACTGGTACGACAGTCAATatctgagctgtgctggttAATGCAGCAGTCAGACAG AGTGCCTCAGTCCCTCACAGAAATTCTCAGGTCCTCTTGCCTGTTCTGTACCAGTGAAAAGAAGGAGGCTTCTGTTTTACTTGTGTGA